Proteins from a single region of Bradyrhizobium diazoefficiens:
- a CDS encoding acetyl-CoA carboxylase carboxyltransferase subunit alpha has translation MPDQMRSYLDFEKPVAELDSKVDELRTLAASGTDIAEEIGRIEDKAAQALADLYQNLTPWQKTLVARHPQRPHFNDFIKGLITEFTPLAGDRKFGEDEALVAGFGRFRGEAICVMGQEKGDSTESRIKHNFGMARPEGYRKCVRLMEMAERFGLPVLSLADSAGAYPGIGAEERGQAEAIARSTDACMALTVPNVAIITGEGMSGGAIAITTANKVLMLEHAIYSVISPEAASSILWRDGSKAQEAANNMKITAQDMLRFGVIDSILKEPVGGAHRDPAAMIATTGDAIAKAFDELRGLDGDAIRKQRRQKFLDIGRKLG, from the coding sequence ATGCCAGACCAGATGCGCAGCTATCTCGATTTCGAAAAGCCCGTCGCCGAGCTCGACTCCAAGGTCGATGAATTGCGCACGCTTGCGGCCTCGGGCACCGACATCGCCGAGGAAATCGGCCGGATCGAGGACAAGGCAGCGCAGGCGCTGGCCGACCTCTACCAAAACCTGACGCCGTGGCAGAAGACGCTGGTGGCGCGGCATCCGCAGCGGCCGCATTTCAACGACTTCATCAAGGGCCTGATCACCGAATTCACCCCGCTCGCCGGCGACCGCAAATTTGGCGAGGACGAGGCGCTGGTCGCCGGCTTCGGCCGGTTCCGTGGCGAAGCGATCTGCGTGATGGGCCAGGAAAAGGGCGATTCCACCGAGAGCCGCATCAAGCACAATTTCGGCATGGCGCGGCCTGAAGGCTATCGCAAATGCGTGCGGCTGATGGAGATGGCCGAGCGGTTCGGCCTGCCTGTGCTGTCGCTCGCCGATTCCGCCGGCGCCTATCCCGGCATCGGCGCCGAGGAGCGGGGCCAAGCCGAAGCGATCGCGCGCTCGACCGACGCCTGCATGGCGCTGACCGTGCCGAACGTCGCCATCATCACCGGCGAGGGCATGTCCGGCGGCGCGATCGCCATCACCACCGCCAACAAGGTCTTGATGCTGGAGCACGCGATCTACAGCGTGATCTCGCCGGAAGCGGCCTCCTCGATCCTGTGGCGCGACGGCAGCAAGGCGCAGGAAGCCGCCAACAACATGAAGATCACTGCCCAGGACATGCTGCGCTTCGGGGTGATCGACAGCATTTTGAAGGAGCCGGTCGGCGGCGCCCATCGCGACCCCGCCGCCATGATCGCCACCACGGGCGATGCCATCGCCAAGGCCTTCGACGAGCTGCGAGGCCTCGACGGCGACGCCATCCGCAAGCAGCGCCGGCAGAAATTCCTCGATATCGGCCGGAAACTGGGCTGA
- the xerD gene encoding site-specific tyrosine recombinase XerD codes for MPSKPTDAKLTGLFLDMLAAEQGAGPNTLDAYRRDLTDFSEFLARVGHNFADAETQTLRDYLGDLDARGFKSSSVARRLSAMRHLFRFLLNERIRAEDPAAILSGPKRGRGLPKVLSISDVDRMLRRAKEMSEATDASPSQRLRALRLYCLLEVLYATGLRVSELVSLPRSAAKRDARMIVVRGKGDKERLVPLNEASRQAMADYLAATEAAKTEKKKDSLAASKWLFPSFGESGHLTRQHFARDLKELAVASGLQARLVSPHVLRHAFASHLLHNGADLRIVQTLLGHTDISTTQIYTHVVEERLKSLVRDLHPLAEK; via the coding sequence TTGCCCAGCAAGCCCACAGACGCCAAGCTCACCGGCCTGTTCCTCGACATGCTCGCGGCGGAACAAGGCGCCGGTCCCAATACGCTCGACGCCTATCGTCGCGACCTCACCGATTTCTCCGAGTTTCTGGCCCGCGTCGGCCATAACTTTGCCGACGCCGAAACTCAGACGCTGCGCGATTATCTCGGAGATCTCGACGCGCGCGGCTTCAAATCCTCCAGCGTCGCGCGGCGGCTGTCGGCGATGCGGCATCTGTTCCGCTTTCTCCTGAACGAGCGCATCCGAGCCGAGGATCCCGCGGCGATCCTGTCCGGTCCCAAGCGCGGCCGCGGCCTGCCGAAGGTGCTGTCGATATCAGATGTCGACCGGATGCTCCGCCGTGCCAAGGAGATGAGCGAGGCAACGGATGCCTCGCCATCGCAGCGGCTGCGCGCTTTAAGGCTCTACTGCCTGCTCGAGGTGCTCTACGCGACGGGCTTGCGCGTCTCCGAGCTGGTGTCGCTGCCGCGCTCGGCGGCAAAGCGCGATGCTCGCATGATCGTGGTGCGCGGCAAGGGCGACAAGGAGCGGCTGGTGCCGCTCAACGAGGCCTCGCGGCAGGCGATGGCGGATTATCTCGCGGCGACGGAGGCGGCCAAGACGGAGAAAAAGAAAGACAGTCTCGCCGCCTCGAAATGGCTGTTTCCCTCGTTCGGCGAAAGCGGGCACCTGACGCGGCAGCATTTTGCCCGTGATCTCAAGGAGCTCGCGGTCGCCTCGGGCTTGCAGGCCCGACTGGTTTCTCCGCACGTGCTGCGGCACGCCTTCGCCAGCCACCTCCTGCACAACGGCGCAGATTTGCGCATCGTGCAGACCCTGCTCGGCCATACCGACATCTCGACCACCCAGATCTATACCCATGTGGTCGAGGAGCGGTTGAAAAGCCTGGTGCGCGACCTGCACCCGCTGGCGGAGAAGTAG
- a CDS encoding shikimate kinase: MSDAALPAQASPEADILSALGARSIVLVGMMGVGKSTIGRRMAARLKLPFIDADTEIEAAAGMTIPEIFERHGEQHFRDGEARVIARLLDGGPLVLATGGGAFMREETRNRIAAKAISIWLRADHDVIMRRVRRRADRPLLQTADPEGTVTRLLTEREPVYGKADLTIASRDVPHDRIVDETIETLRAHLCGESASQPPADVASAVR; this comes from the coding sequence ATGTCCGACGCCGCGTTGCCAGCCCAAGCGAGCCCTGAGGCCGACATCCTGTCGGCGCTGGGGGCGCGTTCGATCGTGCTGGTCGGCATGATGGGCGTCGGCAAGTCGACCATCGGCCGCCGCATGGCGGCGCGGCTCAAGCTGCCCTTTATCGACGCTGACACCGAGATCGAGGCGGCGGCCGGCATGACCATACCGGAGATTTTCGAGCGCCATGGCGAGCAGCATTTCCGCGACGGCGAGGCGCGGGTGATCGCGCGCCTGCTCGACGGCGGGCCGCTGGTGCTGGCAACCGGCGGCGGTGCCTTCATGCGCGAGGAGACGCGAAACCGCATCGCGGCCAAGGCGATCTCGATCTGGCTCAGGGCGGACCACGACGTCATCATGCGCCGCGTCCGCCGCCGTGCCGATCGCCCGCTGCTCCAGACCGCCGATCCCGAAGGAACCGTGACGCGCCTGCTCACCGAGCGCGAGCCGGTCTACGGCAAAGCCGACCTCACCATCGCCTCGCGCGACGTGCCGCACGACAGAATCGTCGACGAGACCATCGAGACGCTGCGCGCGCATCTTTGCGGCGAGAGCGCGTCCCAGCCTCCAGCCGACGTCGCGAGTGCCGTTCGATGA